Part of the Candidatus Saccharibacteria bacterium genome, AACCCTTGGTTTATCGCTTTTTACTAGCATCTGCCATTCTTCTTTATTCAGACTGATAAGATCAAGCTTAGGTAGCAATTTTTTTAAGATACCGACATGCTTTAATTCACCCTTACCTGGGTTAATCGCTATCTTAATTCCTTTTTTATGTGCTGTATTAACCAAGTATTCCAAGACCTCCATATTGCCAGCTAAACTACTAATATAGAGCCATTTTGCATTTAAATCAGACGGTCTAAAGTTTTCTTTTCGGTAGTGCGTTGAAGCGCCGCGGTACGTTAAAATTGTTCGCTCGCCGTTTGGCGCAAGTAATAAAACCGAATAACCAGTTGAATATTTTCTAGAGTAGGTTAAATGAGAAATATCAACACCTTCAGAAACTAGTCCTGTTTTAACTGCCGCGCCTGCTGGGTCGCTCGCAATTTTCCCCATAAAACAGCTGCTTAAGCCATTTCGCGCAAAGGTTACGGCCGCATTCGTGGCTCCGCCTCCTGTTGAAAATGTAATCCCGTCCACATCTAGTTTAGAGCCGAGAGGAAATTCAGCTACCCAGTTATTGCCTTCTTTTTGTGGAGCTAAGACCTTGCCTGATAAAAACACGTCCTGTACTGCAGCACCTACACTTACAACATCAAATTGTTTCATTTTATCAATCCACCCTGTTTTTTATTACTCTTATGCTTGCATAATTTTAAATAATTAACAATAATATCTTTACTTTGGTCTTTAACAATACATAGAAGATGGTCTAGGTAGAGCTGACGAGTCGTCGGTTGCATCTAGATTATCTTCTTAACCTGGTGAACTATTCTGTTGCCGCAGAATGAGACGTCATTAGTTTGATGGCTCCGACTCTTGGCACGCAGAGTTGTAGTTCACCTTTGCTGCGGAATAGATACCAACCACAAATGATCAAGATGGTCAGAGGTTGTGCATTCTACCTGTTTGACGCTAGGATTTCGGGTCAACACAGGACGATGAGACCGTCTCATCCCGCAGCTTAAATTTGGTGATTGGCATTCTGCCAGAAAACAGCAACCCCTCACGTGCTGCACTCTCAGCACGCGCTGTTTTTGACTGAATCATGCGTAACCGCACGATTTGGCGTCACCCGGCTGGACTCAGCGAACAGATTTAGCATCTCCCCCCCATGCTTCTTCTGTGCTGAGTTCAGCTAAACGTCTGGACCAGCTCGGCCACCCACCCCCTCTACCCGGGTTGGCCCAGACGATCGTCCTCCAGGGCATACGTTGATGTCGTCGCACATCGTGCCGCACTCGTACTGTCCTGGAGGACGACCAAACTTCCCACGGGGAGTCAGCTACCGCCGAGAGGGGGCCCTCGCGCGCTGCTGACTCCCCGCTGGGATGCAAAGATCAAGGAAATTTGGGGAAGAGGCCGCGGTTTTTTGGCAGCGAGAGGTTTTGAATGGCATTTGCTATTCAATCAAGATATCCACTCCCCTAAGACCACAAAAACCGCCGCCTATAACACTCAGTAGATACCAGTTGTAAGCTTAAAAATTGACTTTACAATTGTGATTTATAGCAACTAACCTGCTTTATTAGTTGTGCCAAACAATTCTATTTTTTCTTCTACAACTTTTTGGACCGCTTCAATAACGGGGCCCATTAACTTTACAACCGCATACTGATCTGGGTTGTCTTTTAATTGTTGTTCTAACGTAGTTCTAAACGCATAACGCATATCAGAATTTATATTAACTTTGCTGATACCGTTGCTTACAGCAGCTTGGTAATAGTGACCAGGTGTACCCGAACCGCCATGTAAACTTAAAAAAGCATCTTCTGGTATTGCGGCTTTAATTTGTTTTAAAAGTTCAATGTCCAGTTTTTTAGGTACTGGGTACTTACCGTGCAAGTTTCCAATGGCTACTGCAAAGGTGTCAATGCCTGTTGCTTCTATAAACTCTTTTGTGCCTTGGGGTGTGCTGAATGTCTTTCTGATTTCTTCATAGTCAATGTCTTCGTCGTGCACGTTGCTGCTGCCGCCAAAATAGTGCGGTTCACTTTCAACAATTGCGCCACTTACGGTGGCTGCGTAGTCAACGACCTCTTTAGTTTTAGCAATAATTTCTTCTTCACTAGCATCTTTATTGGCCTGTGATATATCGATATGAATAAACTCATATCCTTCATCTATTGCGGCTTTTGCAGCTTCTACTTCTGGCGAGTGGTCAAGATTAATATATAACTCTACTCCGTACTGTTCGCGGTAATTGTCTACCATGTCGCGAATATTCTTAAGGCCCATGGCTTTAACTTCACCAGCGCTCACTTCTACCATGCCAGGTGCATTTTTGGCAGCCAATGCCTTACAGGCCGCAATTAAAGTTTCTTGATTATCGATATTAAAAGCACCGAGTGCGTAGCCTTCTCGTTTTGCTTTTGCATATGCAGTCCGTGCCTGTTCGCATCTTTTTTTACTGTCCCATTGTGCCATGATGTATTTCCTTGTTCTTTACGCTTATGCTAGCACATAAAGCGCGTAAGAGTGTATCGCTTATGCTGGTATATAAAATTTATATACTTTATAGTCACAACTATGAGTGAGCTACAGCAACAGGCGGAATATTCACCAGTTAATATCGTGCAAGCTATGGATGCCTTGCAAGCCAAGCATCAAAACGAGATCCTTTTGTCCTATGACAGTGTTGTGTATGGCGCGCAAGAGACGAAGCGAGTACTTAAGTCCGTTTCGGACGAGTCAGCCAATGGAGTTGAATACGCAGCAGATGCCCTCAGCGCTGAGGGCTCAATACTCCACCAAGAAACAGCGAGACTATTTTTTAATCAAGATACGACTGAAACCAACTTTCAACCCCTTATGAATGATCCGGACCTTGGCTTTTTTCGAACTATCGGATTACCGGAACTAAAAGACCTAAGTAAAACACTGCGCCAGCCAGAAGTCCGCTGGGGCTTAAATACAACGCACCGAGTTTATACAGAAACCGACATTGCAAAGTCACTTCCTGAAGTCATACAACACTTGAATCCTTTAGCTTTGTTAGATTTATTCCGCAGGGTCGGAAAAACCATAACTACAAGCAGCCAAGAAGAGGTTGATCAGCAAATTGGTACCTATATTGCGCCTGTTGCGCCAAGCCAGTACCAAAATCCCTCTACTCGGATCGACTGGCTTATACGCGAAGCAGGTGGCAGCAAGATTCAAGAGGTAGCTAATCAGCTTCTATGGGTGCTTCAGAATTATGATAAAGATATTCGTCGTGAACTTAAAACAAGAACACTGCAACAGTTGACGGTACGATATGGTGATAATGTGCAAACTATTTTTATAAAACCCGACAAAGAAGTTGCTCGCTTTGCAGCCCAATACCCAGACGATCCGATCGATCTGCTGGGCATAAGTGAAATACGCAAAGGCCGAAATGCTACTCGCCAGGCTGGATACAGGGCTCATTTTAGATCTGGCAGACAAATCCAGTCGTCGATTGGAGTAGCCCTTGATCCACGAACTGAAAAACCAGCGTATACGGCAACGTTAACAAGCGAAGGCGGCGATCAGACCGAGATATATGCCAACACCTTATTTACTGCGCTTGCGGCACTTCGTGATAACCCAGCGTTAGTCTCAGAACATCAACTTGAGCAACTCGATTTCAATCAACGTCTTTTTGCATTAGCATGCGTTCCTACTTTACGGGAGAAAATTTTCGAATCTGCGGGACTAGTTTAGGAAGCCAGTGATTTGCTTAGCCATTTGCTTGCCTGTTAAACCAAAGTGCTCCAGCAATTCTTGTGGTTTGCCAGACTGTCCATAGCTGTCTCTAACTCCAATTCTCATTGCTGGCACTGGATTGTGCTCGCTTAAAAATTCAATAACTGCGCTGCCAAAACCAGCAGCAATCTGAGCTTCTTCAGCGGTTACCAGTTTGCCAGTTTTATTCACACTGGCTAAAATTGTTGCTCCGTCCAGTGGTTTTACGACAGGTACGTGAACTACCTCTGCATCAATGCCTTTTTTAGCTAGTAAGTCTGCGGCAACCAGTAGTTGATAGGTCATAGTGCCGGTACCTGCCAAGGTAATATCTGTGCCCTTTCGTAGTACGTGCGCTCTGTGCAAATCAAATGGTGAATCATTGGTTGTAAATACTGGAGTAGCTTCACGGGCTAAGCGAATGTAAGCCGGGTTTTCAATGTCTTCAGCCAGTGCTAGTGTGGCTTTTTCTGCCTCGACAGAGTCGCCAGGACAAACCACCACCATATGCGGCAACACACGCATGAGCGCAATGTCTTCCAGCATTTGGTGCGTTGCGCCATCTGGCCCTACAGACACACCAGCATGTGAACCAACAATCCGTACAGGCAACTCACCCATGCAAATACTGGTTCTAATTTGGTCAAAGCTTCTGCCAGGGTGAAAGGCTGCATAACTAGAACTAAACGGAATCCTGCCAGCGATAGCCAGACCAGCCGAAACGCTGGCAAGGTTTTGTTCGGCAATACCAATTTCTACGAATCGATCAGGAAATGCATCGCGAAAACCATTCATTTTTGTTGAATCAGTTAAATCTGCGCATAACGCTACAACCCGTTCGTCTTGTTGGCCAGCTTTGACTAATCCTCGGCCAAATCCACTGCGAATCGGCTCTTGCTTACAGGATTTTTTAAACATATCTGGGTCTAAATGTTTTGCGTAGCTCATTTATGTTCACCTTCAATTTTACCGTTCATGCTCCGTAGTTGGTTTAAAGCTTCTTTTGCAGCACTTTGAGCCTTCGGCCCTTTTTCTGAGTCAACAAAATACCCATGCCAATGATGATC contains:
- a CDS encoding transketolase family protein; translated protein: MSYAKHLDPDMFKKSCKQEPIRSGFGRGLVKAGQQDERVVALCADLTDSTKMNGFRDAFPDRFVEIGIAEQNLASVSAGLAIAGRIPFSSSYAAFHPGRSFDQIRTSICMGELPVRIVGSHAGVSVGPDGATHQMLEDIALMRVLPHMVVVCPGDSVEAEKATLALAEDIENPAYIRLAREATPVFTTNDSPFDLHRAHVLRKGTDITLAGTGTMTYQLLVAADLLAKKGIDAEVVHVPVVKPLDGATILASVNKTGKLVTAEEAQIAAGFGSAVIEFLSEHNPVPAMRIGVRDSYGQSGKPQELLEHFGLTGKQMAKQITGFLN
- a CDS encoding class II fructose-bisphosphate aldolase, which gives rise to MAQWDSKKRCEQARTAYAKAKREGYALGAFNIDNQETLIAACKALAAKNAPGMVEVSAGEVKAMGLKNIRDMVDNYREQYGVELYINLDHSPEVEAAKAAIDEGYEFIHIDISQANKDASEEEIIAKTKEVVDYAATVSGAIVESEPHYFGGSSNVHDEDIDYEEIRKTFSTPQGTKEFIEATGIDTFAVAIGNLHGKYPVPKKLDIELLKQIKAAIPEDAFLSLHGGSGTPGHYYQAAVSNGISKVNINSDMRYAFRTTLEQQLKDNPDQYAVVKLMGPVIEAVQKVVEEKIELFGTTNKAG
- a CDS encoding carbohydrate kinase family protein; translation: MKQFDVVSVGAAVQDVFLSGKVLAPQKEGNNWVAEFPLGSKLDVDGITFSTGGGATNAAVTFARNGLSSCFMGKIASDPAGAAVKTGLVSEGVDISHLTYSRKYSTGYSVLLLAPNGERTILTYRGASTHYRKENFRPSDLNAKWLYISSLAGNMEVLEYLVNTAHKKGIKIAINPGKGELKHVGILKKLLPKLDLISLNKEEWQMLVKSDKPRVILRSIAGYVKYVILTDGPNGSYATDGKKFVKAGMYEDVKAVDRTGAGDAFCSGMTAALIKGHSIEEAITRGSANSTSVIQHIGAKKGILTDSANIHDMPLDVSAL